Proteins found in one Brachypodium distachyon strain Bd21 chromosome 5, Brachypodium_distachyon_v3.0, whole genome shotgun sequence genomic segment:
- the LOC100830479 gene encoding tyrosine N-monooxygenase yields the protein MSLQTLMHALGVLMESWSGLATLVILMTTLKLLVILLLKNTRVVSQQQRERFIQLPPGPPTLPIIGNMHQMIWNKQPAVFRWIHRLLREMNTDILCLRLGSTHVIVLACPEIACEVLQKNDEAFSSRPATFASGLFSFGYKGSSMSPHGEQWKKIRRVLTNEILAPSTEQKLHPIRKEEYDYLLRCIHNNSTNSSSTSNMNFVGVRQVAQHFCGNMIRRLVFGKRYFNDLPTSLTSGPGQDEVVHVAALFTAVNHLYSFCLSDYFPVLVGLDLEGHEMVAKDVMAILNRLHDPLIEERMHERSTTAEKGKSEKKEARDLLDVLVYLEDAEGKPLLSFQEIRAQIAEMMFAIVDNPSNVVEWALAEMMNRPEVLRKATDEIDTVVGKDRLVQESDIPRLNYLKSCIREAFRIHPYHPFNMPHVAIADITVAGYTIPKDSHVILSRTGLGRNPKVWIEPLEFRPERHLNTPNVRLNDPDLRFVSFSTGRRGCPGISLGTSVTMMLFARMLQGFTWTKPPGVSTISLEEGKGSLALAQPLVLQAEPRLAAHLYVSIK from the exons ATGAGTTTGCAAACACTGATGCATGCACTTGGCGTTCTCATGGAGTCATGGTCAGGTCTTGCCACGCTGGTTATCCTCATGACCACCTTAAAGCTGTTGGTGATTCTTCTGCTGAAAAATACAAGAGTTGTGTCCCAGCAGCAACGTGAGCGTTTCATCCAGCTCCCCCCAGGGCCACCCACATTGCCAATCATCGGCAACATGCACCAGATGATCTGGAACAAGCAGCCGGCGGTGTTCCGGTGGATCCATCGGTTGCTCAGGGAGATGAACACGGACATCCTATGCCTCCGTCTTGGATCGACTCATGTCATCGTCTTGGCATGCCCGGAGATCGCCTGCGAGGTGCTGCAGAAGAACGACGAGGCCTTCTCCTCCCGCCCCGCGACGTTCGCCTCCGGGTTATTCAGCTTCGGGTACAAGGGCTCCAGCATGTCGCCCCATGGAGAGCAGTGGAAGAAGATAAGGCGTGTCCTCACTAACGAGATCCTCGCCCCTTCCACAGAGCAAAAGCTACACCCCATACGGAAGGAGGAGTATGACTACCTTCTAAGGTGCATTCATAACAACAGCACTAATTCTAGCAGCACCAGCAACATGAATTTTGTCGGTGTGCGCCAGGTAGCCCAACATTTTTGTGGTAACATGATAAGAAGGCTTGTGTTCGGCAAGAGATACTTCAACGACCTACCAACTTCATTAACTTCTGGACCTGGACAAGATGAGGTGGTACATGTTGCTGCTCTCTTCACGGCCGTCAACCATCTCTACAGCTTCTGCTTGTCAGACTACTTCCCTGTCCTGGTAGGGCTCGACTTAGAAGGCCATGAGATGGTTGCCAAGGATGTTATGGCAATACTCAACCGGTTGCATGATCCCCTCATAGAGGAGAGGATGCATGAAAGGTCCACTACTGCTGAGAAGGGAAAGagtgaaaagaaagaagccaGAGACCTCTTGGATGTCCTTGTTTATCTTGAAGATGCAGAGGGAAAGCCGTTACTGTCCTTTCAAGAGATCAGAGCACAAATCGCG GAAATGATGTTCGCAATAGTCGATAACCCTTCGAATGTTGTTGAGTGGGCACTCGCTGAGATGATGAACAGGCCGGAGGTGTTGCGAAAAGCAACCGATGAAATCGACACCGTTGTCGGTAAAGACAGACTGGTCCAGGAATCCGACATCCCTCGGTTAAACTATCTCAAATCATGCATCCGGGAGGCCTTCCGCATACACCCTTACCATCCCTTTAACATGCCCCATGTTGCCATAGCGGACATCACCGTCGCTGGCTACACCATCCCGAAGGATAGCCACGTCATTTTAAGCCGGACTGGACTTGGTCGGAACCCCAAGGTTTGGATCGAACCACTCGAGTTTCGGCCCGAGAGACATTTGAATACTCCAAATGTACGTCTCAACGATCCAGACCTACGTTTTGTTTCATTTAGCACTGGGAGGAGGGGTTGTCCTGGGATTTCACTTGGTACCTCTGTCACGATGATGTTGTTCGCAAGGATGTTGCAGGGATTCACTTGGACTAAGCCTCCTGGCGTTAGCACTATCAGTCTTGAGGAAGGAAAAGGCAGCCTTGCCCTAGCTCAACCCTTGGTTTTGCAAGCTGAACCACGCTTGGCTGCACATCTCTATGTGTCAATCAAATAG